In Wenyingzhuangia fucanilytica, the following are encoded in one genomic region:
- the clpB gene encoding ATP-dependent chaperone ClpB, whose protein sequence is MNFNNYTIKSQEVVQQAQQIAQGLGHQQIENTHLLKAILEVDEHVTPFILKKLQVNIDILPQILNKTLESFPKVTGGQIGLSNTSARTLTDASNIAKKMDDEYVSIEHLLLAILNNKDTVSQLLKDQGVTEKGLKAAIDEIRKGQKVTSQSAEETYNSLNKYAKDLNKLASTGKLDPVIGRDEEIRRILQILSRRTKNNPMLIGEPGVGKTAIAEGLAHRIVKGDVPENLKDKQVFSLDMGALIAGAKYKGEFEERLKSVVKEVTSAEGDIVLFIDEIHTLVGAGGGEGAMDAANILKPALARGELRAIGATTLDEYQKYFEKDKALERRFQKVVVNEPDTESAISILRGIKEKYEAHHKVQIKDSAIIAAVELSQRYITNRFLPDKAIDLMDEAAAKMRMEINSKPEELDVLDRKVMQIEIEIEAIKREKDEKKLSLLRKDLANVKEQRDAIYTQWKSEKEVVDNIQTIKDEIDQYKHEAEKAERDGNYGLVAELRYGKIKDAQTRLETAQEIMAQNQDSSLVKEEVTEDNIAEVVAKWTGVPIQKMLQSEREKLLKLEDELHQRVVGQEDAIEAIADAVRRSRAGLQDARKPLGTFLFLGTTGVGKTELAKALAEYLFDDENALTRIDMSEYQERHSVSRLVGAPPGYVGYDEGGQLTEAVRRRPYSVILLDEIEKAHPDTFNILLQVLDEGRLTDNKGRLADFKNTIIIMTSNMGAEIIQERFEKAIAKNRAEISEVAKGEVLQNLKQIVRPEFINRIDEIVMFTPLDINEISQIVELHLKGLTSLLASKEISLTATEKAKLALAKKGYNPEFGARPVKRVIQKEVLNLLSKEILAGKVHDKSRIELDVIDGKLFFNSL, encoded by the coding sequence ATGAATTTTAACAATTATACCATAAAATCGCAAGAAGTTGTTCAACAAGCACAACAAATTGCTCAAGGATTAGGACATCAACAAATAGAAAACACTCACCTACTTAAAGCTATTTTAGAGGTAGATGAGCACGTAACTCCTTTTATCTTAAAAAAGTTACAAGTAAATATTGATATTCTTCCTCAAATATTAAACAAAACATTAGAAAGCTTCCCTAAAGTAACGGGTGGTCAAATAGGTTTGTCTAACACATCTGCAAGAACATTAACCGATGCAAGTAATATTGCCAAAAAAATGGATGATGAATATGTTTCCATAGAACATTTACTACTTGCAATATTAAATAATAAAGACACTGTTAGTCAACTTTTAAAAGACCAAGGGGTTACAGAAAAAGGATTAAAAGCTGCTATTGATGAAATTAGAAAAGGACAAAAAGTTACCTCTCAAAGCGCAGAAGAAACTTATAATTCTTTAAACAAATACGCTAAAGATTTAAACAAACTTGCGAGTACTGGTAAATTAGATCCTGTGATTGGTCGTGATGAAGAAATCCGTAGAATTCTACAAATCTTATCTCGTAGAACCAAAAACAACCCAATGTTAATTGGTGAACCTGGAGTTGGTAAAACAGCTATTGCAGAAGGTTTGGCTCACAGAATTGTAAAAGGTGATGTGCCAGAAAACCTAAAAGACAAACAAGTGTTTTCTTTAGATATGGGTGCCTTAATTGCTGGTGCAAAATACAAAGGAGAGTTTGAAGAACGTTTAAAATCTGTAGTAAAAGAAGTAACTTCTGCCGAAGGAGATATTGTATTGTTTATTGATGAAATTCATACTTTAGTAGGTGCTGGAGGGGGTGAAGGAGCCATGGATGCTGCCAACATTTTAAAACCTGCCTTGGCTCGTGGAGAACTAAGAGCTATTGGTGCTACAACTTTAGATGAATATCAAAAGTATTTTGAAAAAGACAAAGCTCTAGAAAGACGTTTCCAAAAAGTAGTCGTGAATGAACCTGATACTGAAAGTGCTATTTCTATTTTACGTGGAATTAAAGAAAAGTACGAAGCGCATCATAAAGTTCAAATTAAAGACAGCGCTATCATTGCTGCAGTAGAACTAAGTCAGCGTTATATTACCAATCGTTTTTTGCCAGATAAAGCCATCGATTTAATGGACGAAGCTGCTGCTAAAATGCGTATGGAAATCAATTCTAAACCAGAAGAACTGGATGTATTAGATAGAAAAGTAATGCAGATTGAAATTGAAATTGAGGCCATTAAACGCGAAAAAGATGAGAAAAAACTATCTCTTTTACGTAAAGATTTAGCAAATGTTAAAGAACAACGTGATGCAATATACACCCAATGGAAATCTGAAAAAGAAGTTGTAGACAATATTCAAACTATTAAAGACGAAATTGATCAATACAAACACGAAGCAGAAAAAGCAGAACGAGATGGAAATTACGGTTTGGTAGCAGAGTTGAGATATGGTAAAATTAAAGATGCCCAAACTCGCTTAGAAACTGCTCAAGAAATCATGGCTCAAAATCAAGATAGTTCTTTAGTTAAAGAAGAAGTTACAGAAGATAACATTGCAGAAGTAGTAGCAAAATGGACTGGAGTTCCAATTCAAAAAATGTTGCAAAGTGAGAGAGAAAAACTTTTAAAACTAGAAGATGAATTGCACCAAAGAGTGGTTGGTCAAGAAGATGCTATTGAAGCTATTGCTGATGCTGTAAGACGTTCTAGAGCCGGATTGCAAGATGCTAGAAAACCATTAGGAACTTTCTTGTTTTTAGGAACTACTGGTGTGGGTAAAACCGAGCTAGCCAAAGCCTTAGCTGAATATTTATTTGATGATGAAAATGCCCTAACTCGAATTGACATGAGTGAGTACCAAGAACGTCATTCTGTAAGTAGATTGGTTGGAGCACCTCCTGGATATGTGGGATATGATGAAGGTGGACAATTAACCGAAGCTGTAAGACGTAGACCCTACTCAGTTATCTTGTTAGATGAAATTGAAAAAGCGCATCCTGATACTTTTAATATTTTACTACAAGTATTAGATGAAGGTAGGTTAACTGATAACAAAGGTCGTTTAGCTGATTTTAAAAACACTATAATCATCATGACTTCTAACATGGGAGCTGAAATTATACAAGAACGTTTTGAAAAAGCTATCGCTAAAAACCGTGCAGAAATATCCGAAGTTGCTAAAGGTGAAGTTTTACAAAACTTAAAACAAATTGTAAGACCAGAGTTTATCAACCGTATTGATGAAATTGTAATGTTTACTCCACTAGACATTAACGAAATTAGTCAAATAGTAGAATTACATCTAAAAGGATTAACAAGTTTGCTTGCTAGTAAAGAAATTTCATTAACGGCAACGGAAAAGGCAAAATTAGCTTTAGCTAAAAAAGGATATAATCCAGAGTTTGGAGCAAGACCTGTTAAGCGTGTCATACAAAAAGAGGTGTTAAATCTTTTATCAAAAGAAATACTCGCTGGTAAAGTACACGATAAAAGTCGTATTGAATTAGATGTTATAGATGGAAAATTATTTTTTAATAGTTTATAG
- a CDS encoding gamma-glutamylcyclotransferase family protein, producing the protein MLLFFSYGTLQFDKTQIETFGKLLPGTKDILKGYKLNNIKVLNPEIINLIDNNSHPIATLTNNPNDEIIGTVFELTNEELNKINEIAMKGNSNIKKIEVILQSGKKSWTYTTNNLK; encoded by the coding sequence ATGCTATTATTTTTCTCCTATGGTACATTACAGTTTGATAAAACCCAAATCGAAACATTTGGAAAATTATTACCTGGTACCAAAGATATTCTTAAAGGATACAAACTCAATAATATTAAAGTTTTAAACCCTGAAATTATTAATTTAATTGATAATAATTCACACCCTATTGCCACACTTACTAACAACCCTAATGATGAAATTATAGGTACGGTATTTGAGTTAACTAATGAAGAATTAAACAAAATCAATGAGATTGCTATGAAAGGTAATAGCAACATAAAAAAAATCGAAGTCATATTACAATCTGGCAAAAAAAGCTGGACGTATACTACAAATAATTTAAAATAA
- a CDS encoding peroxiredoxin, giving the protein MSTLRLGDLAPNFTAQTTEGEINFHDWLGDGWGILFSHPADYTPVCTTELGTVAKYKAEFDKRNVKVVALSVDGIESHHGWIKDINETQSTTVNFPIIADEDNKVANLYDMIHPNADDKLTVRSVFVIGPDKKIKLIITYPASTGRNFDELLRVIDSLQLTAYHKVATPANWKHGEDVVIAPAISNEQIPDMFPKGHKEIKPYLRTTPQPNI; this is encoded by the coding sequence ATGAGCACATTAAGATTAGGTGATTTAGCACCAAACTTTACAGCACAAACTACAGAAGGAGAAATTAACTTTCACGATTGGTTAGGTGATGGTTGGGGAATTTTATTCTCTCACCCTGCTGATTACACTCCTGTATGTACTACAGAACTAGGAACTGTTGCTAAATACAAAGCAGAATTTGACAAAAGAAATGTTAAAGTTGTAGCTTTAAGTGTTGATGGAATTGAATCTCACCACGGATGGATTAAAGATATCAACGAAACTCAAAGCACTACTGTTAACTTTCCTATTATTGCAGATGAAGACAACAAAGTTGCCAACCTATATGATATGATTCATCCTAATGCAGATGATAAATTAACTGTTCGTTCTGTCTTTGTTATTGGACCAGATAAAAAAATAAAATTAATCATTACTTATCCTGCTTCTACAGGAAGAAATTTTGATGAATTACTAAGAGTAATAGATTCTTTACAGTTAACTGCATATCACAAAGTAGCAACACCAGCTAACTGGAAACATGGAGAAGATGTAGTTATTGCTCCTGCTATTAGCAACGAGCAAATTCCAGACATGTTCCCAAAAGGTCACAAAGAAATAAAACCTTACCTAAGAACTACACCTCAACCAAATATCTAA
- a CDS encoding FdhF/YdeP family oxidoreductase — translation MNNKKSLFIGKQANSAAGIKAVFISLQQILSRMSVKNSFKVLSKLNQKDGVDCPGCAWPDPSHRSKLGEFCENGVKAIAEEAMENRVDPIFFSKYSVKELQQQSDYWLGQQGRLTHPMILKENETHYTPISWSEANKIIGQELNTLSHPNEAAFYTSGRTSNEAAFLYQLFVRMYGTNNLPDCSNMCHESSGVALSKTVGIGKGSVTLDDLYKAELILIFGQNPATNHPRMLSCLEKAKKNGAKVVAINPLKEAGLMNFKNPQTPKGILANGTDIADLYLQIKINEDVALLKAVMIKLFHLSEKNPKILDQEFITQKTEGFQQFKEELLTHNLENLINRTGLSTKEIDTLVELIAQRNKIITCWGMGLTQHVNGVDNIQEVVNLLLIKGSIGKEGAGTCPVRGHSNVQGDRTMGIAEKPSKELLDKIAENFGFTPPKEHGYSVVDAITAMYHKKVKVFIGMGGNFLSAAPDTHYTTKALENCNLTVHISTKLNRSHLTPGKTALILPSMGRTDKYIKNGKAQFVTVENSMGVVHSSKGALTPPSDFVESEPVIVANIAKATLKQNKVHWDFLIQDYDHIRDLIAKTINGFENYNERVKQPIGFELPNGARTGNFTTPNKKANFTINKLSDISLESDDFIMMTTRSHDQFNTTIYGLDDRYRGIYNGRMVVFINPEDAKKIGLQKGDKISLYNNYNNIKRQVDDFSVVPYNIPKGCIATYYPESNPLVPIDLTANLSHTPSSKSVKVKIKKS, via the coding sequence ATGAATAACAAGAAAAGCCTTTTTATTGGAAAACAAGCCAATAGTGCTGCAGGAATAAAAGCGGTATTTATTTCATTACAACAAATACTAAGTAGAATGTCTGTAAAGAATTCTTTTAAAGTATTAAGCAAACTAAATCAAAAAGATGGTGTTGATTGCCCTGGTTGTGCTTGGCCAGATCCATCACATAGATCTAAATTGGGTGAGTTTTGCGAAAATGGAGTTAAAGCCATTGCTGAAGAAGCAATGGAAAACCGAGTAGATCCAATTTTTTTTTCAAAATACTCAGTAAAAGAATTACAACAACAAAGTGATTATTGGTTGGGGCAACAAGGAAGGTTAACACACCCTATGATATTAAAAGAAAACGAGACTCACTACACCCCTATTTCTTGGAGCGAAGCCAACAAAATTATTGGACAAGAATTAAACACACTTAGTCATCCTAACGAAGCTGCTTTTTACACATCCGGAAGAACTAGTAACGAAGCTGCATTTTTATATCAACTTTTTGTTAGAATGTACGGAACTAATAATTTACCTGATTGTTCTAATATGTGTCATGAATCTAGCGGCGTGGCTTTATCTAAAACTGTTGGTATAGGAAAAGGTTCTGTTACTTTAGATGATTTGTATAAAGCTGAATTAATTTTAATTTTTGGGCAAAACCCTGCTACCAATCACCCCAGAATGTTGTCATGCTTAGAAAAAGCAAAAAAGAACGGAGCAAAGGTAGTGGCCATTAATCCATTAAAAGAAGCTGGATTAATGAATTTTAAAAACCCACAAACCCCTAAAGGAATTTTGGCAAATGGAACTGATATTGCTGATTTATATCTTCAGATTAAAATCAACGAAGATGTGGCTCTATTAAAAGCTGTAATGATAAAGTTGTTTCATTTATCAGAAAAAAATCCTAAAATTTTAGATCAAGAATTCATCACCCAAAAAACAGAAGGATTTCAACAATTTAAAGAAGAGTTACTAACGCACAATCTAGAAAACCTAATCAACAGAACAGGATTATCTACTAAAGAAATTGATACTTTGGTTGAGTTGATTGCTCAAAGAAACAAAATTATTACTTGTTGGGGAATGGGATTGACACAGCATGTAAATGGTGTAGATAATATTCAAGAAGTTGTAAATTTACTTTTAATCAAAGGAAGTATCGGAAAAGAAGGTGCAGGAACTTGTCCTGTTCGCGGGCATAGTAATGTACAAGGAGATAGAACTATGGGAATTGCCGAAAAACCCTCTAAAGAGTTGTTAGATAAAATAGCAGAAAACTTTGGTTTTACCCCTCCTAAAGAACATGGGTATTCTGTTGTTGATGCTATTACAGCCATGTATCACAAAAAAGTAAAAGTTTTTATAGGAATGGGTGGTAATTTTTTATCTGCTGCTCCAGACACCCATTACACTACAAAAGCATTAGAAAACTGTAATTTAACTGTACATATATCTACCAAATTAAATCGTTCACATTTAACTCCAGGGAAAACCGCTTTAATTCTTCCATCTATGGGAAGAACTGATAAGTATATAAAAAATGGAAAAGCACAATTTGTAACAGTAGAAAATTCCATGGGAGTAGTTCACAGTAGTAAAGGAGCCTTAACACCTCCTTCCGATTTTGTAGAAAGTGAACCTGTAATTGTAGCCAATATTGCTAAAGCTACCTTAAAACAAAACAAAGTTCATTGGGATTTTTTAATTCAAGATTACGATCACATCAGAGATTTAATTGCCAAAACAATTAATGGTTTTGAAAATTATAACGAACGAGTAAAACAACCTATTGGATTTGAATTACCAAACGGAGCAAGAACTGGGAATTTTACCACTCCTAACAAAAAAGCAAATTTCACGATCAATAAATTAAGTGATATTTCTTTAGAAAGTGATGATTTTATCATGATGACCACTCGTAGTCACGATCAATTTAACACCACTATTTATGGTTTAGATGATCGTTATAGAGGAATATACAATGGTAGAATGGTCGTTTTTATAAACCCTGAAGACGCAAAAAAAATAGGATTACAAAAAGGAGATAAAATATCACTTTACAACAACTACAACAACATTAAACGCCAAGTTGATGATTTTAGTGTTGTGCCTTATAATATCCCTAAAGGATGTATAGCAACATATTACCCTGAATCTAATCCTTTAGTTCCTATAGATTTAACTGCTAATTTAAGCCATACACCTTCTTCAAAATCTGTAAAAGTTAAAATAAAAAAGAGCTAA